A window from Esox lucius isolate fEsoLuc1 chromosome 16, fEsoLuc1.pri, whole genome shotgun sequence encodes these proteins:
- the mphosph8 gene encoding M-phase phosphoprotein 8 isoform X1, with translation MAEKPEAGESEEEVEDVYEVERIIDMRTEEGEVLYRVRWKNYTSDDDTWEPEAHLEDCREVLLAYKRALAEAKAKKDLDAKKGMVSPIPEDHSHHKQGLKLPMKSDVFDADSDSDSDKGKPADLPVKKKKKKKQPREDEDSPSKEKRKKKKDKRKEDFRPRPAPESDEDELSPPPTPGRGTKMSDSKKRFVDSDEEEEIHVPSKKHRKDKAKDGGKHGKKEKVEEGKRNKKSKRDRKGDLESTEDEATAPLEEELSDGPSESQTDDTTATERSRADDRPRNKKGKSELKLQGIKDFLQDKKAKKPESLSPALSASGLARLKSLTTSKAQSRDEPAATSDSSDTPAPTQVHKKAKGKEATPTLPKIPSSSSSSSSSSSGAGASTSKPREEESKEEVGGDKEPAASTNLFEKFLLNCEAKDRVPRKQMVHPPTAPENTKPPKLIGKIEKRTKPTKESPARKAEPEKTKHSDAFRPSQSHAALEMDDKMDTEEEHAQRSKFGGEDRREEAPRWERRTQEDDRRRRRREDSESRLFIACDDNQDPLESTDKSDKGQASLNLGMDLNLDWMTLEDFQKHLNGEDEILSAPPLSPSELRDAVKSGDYMSVKLALNSKEDYNLDQEACTVQQKSLSGKEKSFINEEEDILNVQKKSESAEESQHQKGDSHCEGSPDPHFEGNPHCEGNCRSRRNRPGFGNPHHKGNPSHGKEKPVDNEESSSCVLEKTLCDMERALYDIKKSAEENGSSDDSSSDEVEDRTLDSNSPSGSDPPPSNAESHNESDSSPQISVQPRKAYRKKVVPRKGTRSNLRSSTKMKVSACSTTVDGKRKWDKKHYCLYCNEPHNKIARHLERVHADEAAVAHAISFPKLSKIRSLLLDQLRNKGNYEHNFEVLQSGDGEVVTKKRPSYDGVSVRDYLPCQHCLGFFNKIDLWKHEGSCKARKGQDERKGGKRVRVQAASSRLLPLPVYSTGGCEEIIHNMNQDDISCHIKNDPLICKYGNALSAKHGHAKSQFTYIGSKMRELARFVLTVNEMDCGVQYLHEVCVPSKFKLAVHAARKMSGFDPASDRYKTPSLALKIGYSLKRATEIAFGESRMTEDCEAEEQAKKFIELLENDWNKCFSGLSLNTVSQCDEVDVSSLTEDLIKLQQFLKIAEDTAKQELLENPTNAVWKKLNETLLAQIALFNRKRTGEVAKMLLETYTNRKKAPASADIFLNLSRLEQVLGDDKLTRVEIEGKNGRKMPVLLTDRMISSLDILIANRDKVGVSKENPYVFARSMDAASYVRGFDCLRKFAHECNAKNPESLIHATVRKEVAIHCQILNLNESELDQVAKLLGHDTQVHKEYYRLAENAAHLAEISKLLLAMDEVPVVPVTSEESVVSPTHGTYSAGTYEPVADSAKIYPTGSSYSTGSSYSTGSSYPTGTSYPTGISYPTGTSYPTGTSYPTGTSYPTGTSYPTGTSYPTGTSYPTGTSYPTGTSYPTETYSAKSYTVGAQPLRSYHAGTYPEKLYALGSHCSSSFSAGTDFSRPHPAVTHAAVTYSAGTYAAGTCLAENHSPRSYTAGTHLTRSYPASPYDLSSPPSSYPLGPYPAGGQFPRPYPAGTYPTQTLSSRTVITPTLSVHSLPAETLPSQALPSQALPSQALPSQALPSQALPSQALPSQALPSQALPSQALPSQALPSQALPSQALPSQALPSQALPSQALPSQALPSQALPSQALPSQALPSQALPSQALPSQALPSQDLPSQDLPSQDLPSQALPVGTVSAGEVSLSVGPASTGPAGTVGTVWKRRPWNDAAKAAVRRQMGNFISKMQVPGKKDCEICLHNEPALQDRTWRDIKNYVHNTVKSIKRKKGLTGVDPGKQTNKVAAKKLKETKSANSATEGVGGIMTVPTEGQEKKQDAGIVALPTPRKQKMWSDEARAAVRRQLGDFTKLMKIPGKRECDACIAAEPALQSRTWKDIKNYVHNTLMTMCRRHISGKQNMDHEKPSIRTPKPAVPQNPEVHLKPGVPLGLPEDPPVYLSL, from the exons ATGGCGGAGAAGCCAGAGGCTGGAGAAAGTGAAGAAGAGGTTGAAGATGTCTACGAAGTGGAGAGGATTATTGACATGCGAACAGAGGAG GGGGAGGTTCTGTACCGTGTTCGCTGGAAGAACTACACATCAGATGATGACACCTGGGAACCTGAGGCCCACCTCGAGGACTGCAGGGAGGTGCTGCTGGCCTACAAAAGAGCTTTGGCTGAGGCTAAGGCCAAGAAAGACCTAGATGCTAAGAAAGGCATGGTAAGTCCCATCCCGGAGGATCATAGCCATCATAAGCAAGGCTTG AAGCTGCCCATGAAGAGTGATGTGTTCGATGCTGACTCTGACAGTGACAGTGATAAAGGTAAACCTGCAGACCTGCCTgttaagaagaagaagaaaaagaagcagCCTCGAGAAGACGAGGATTCACCTTCgaaggagaagaggaaaaaaaagaaagacaagcGCAAGGAGGACTTTAGGCCTCGCCCTGCACCAGAGTCTGATGAAGATGAGCTTTCCCCGCCACCAACCCCGGGCCGCGGAACCAAGATGTCCGACtccaaaaaaagatttgttgaCTCTGACGAAGAGgaagaaatccatgttccctccAAGAAGCACAGGAAGGACAAGGCCAAGGATGGCGGAAAGCATGGGAAGAAAGAGAAGGTGGAGGAAGGAAAGAGGAATAAGAAGTCAAAGAGGGATCGGAAGGGTGATTTGGAGTCCACTGAAGATGAGGCCACTGCCCCCCTGGAGGAGGAGCTTAGTGATGGGCCGTCGGAGTCCCAGACGGATGATACCACAGCGACTGAGAGGTCTCGCGCTGACGACAGGCCCAGGAATAAGAAGGGCAAGTCAGAACTGAAGCTGCAGGGCATCAAGGACTTTCTCCAAGACAAAAAAGCCAAGAAGCCGGAGTCTTTGTCGCCCGCTCTCTCTGCGAGCGGCCTCGCCAGACTCAAGAGTCTCACCACCTCCAAGGCCCAGAGCCGCGATGAGCCCGCAGCGACCTCTGACTCCAGCGACACTCCTGCTCCCACCCAGGTGCACAAGAAAGCCAAGGGTAAGGAGGCCACGCCTACGCTGCCGAAAATTCCCTCTTCGtcttcctcgtcttcctcttcctcctccggcGCAGGGGCCAGCACCAGCAAGCCGCGGGAGGAGGAGTCTAAAGAGGAGGTGGGCGGGGATAAGGAGCCCGCTGCGTCCACTAATCTGTTTGAGAAGTTTCTGCTGAACTGTGAGGCTAAGGACCGCGTTCCCCGTAAACAGATGGTCCACCCACCCACTGCTCCAGAGAACACAAAGCCACCGAAG cTGATAGGTAAAATTGAGAAAAGGACCAAGCCGACAAAGGAGTCCCCTGCTCGGAAGGCAGAGCCTGAAAAGACCAAACATTCTGACG CATTTCGGCCCAGTCAGAGCCATGCTGCTTTGGAGATGGATGACAAGATGGATACAGAGGAGGAGCACGCCCAGAGGTCAAAGTTCGGTGGAGAAGACCGGAGGGAGGAAGCTCCACGCTGGGAAAGGAGGACCCAagaggatgaccggaggaggaggaggagggaggacagCGAGTCACGCCTCTTCATTGCCTGTGATGACAATCAAGACCCTTTAGAGAGCACCGACAAATCTG ACAAAGGGCAAGCTTCTCTTAACCTCGGGATGGACCTCAACTTGGACTGGATGACACTGGAGGACtttcagaaacatttaaatggcGAGGATGAGATTCTCTCTGCTCCACCTCTATCTCCTA GTGAGCTGCGTGATGCAGTCAAAAGTGGCGATTACATGTCTGTGAAGCTGGCACTCAATTCCAAAGAGGACTACAATCTGGACCAAGAG GCATGCACTGTTCAGCAGAAGAGTTTAAGTGGCAAGGAGAAGAGTTTTATAAATGAGGaagaagacattttaaatgtgcaaaAGAAGAGTGAAAGTGCTGAAGAGTCTCAACACCAAAAGGGGGATTCTCACTGCGAAGGGAGTCCCGATCCACACTTTGAGGGAAATCCTCATTGTGAGGGAAATTGTCGTTCCCGCCGGAATCGTCCCGGCTTTGGAAATCCCCATCACAAAGGCAACCCTTCACATGGGAAAGAGAAGCCTGTTGACAATGAAGAGAGCAGTTCGTGTGTCTTGGAGAAGACTTTATGTGACATGGAGAGAGCTTTATATGACATAAAAAAGAGTGCTGAAGAGAACGGCTCAAGTGATGATAGTTCTAGTGATGAGGTAGAAGACAGAACCCTGGATTCAAACAGCCCAAGTGGGTCGGATCCGCCTCCATCTAATGCAGAAAGCCACAATGAGTCTGATTCATCCCCCCAAATTTCAGTACAGCCTAGAAAAGCTTACAGAAAGAAAGTAGTGCCACGTAAAGGTACGCGGTCAAACTTACGTTCCAGCACAAAAATGAAGGTCAGTGCATGTAGTACAACAGTGGATGGTAAAAGAAAATGGGACAAAAAGCACTATTGCCTCTATTGCAATGAACCACACAACAAAATTGCAAGGCATTTGGAAAGGGTGCATGCCGATGAAGCAGCTGTTGCTCATGCTATCAGCTTCCCTAAACTCTCCAAAATCCGGTCTCTCTTACTGGACCAACTTCGCAACAAAGGCAACTATGAACACAACTTTGAAGTTCTTCAAAGTGGAGATGGGGAAGTTGTGACTAAGAAAAGACCCTCTTATGATGGTGTTTCTGTGCGTGACTACTTGCCCTGCCAACACTGCTTGGGTTTTTTCAACAAAATAGATTTATGGAAGCATGAGGGCTCATGTAAAGCCAGAAAAGGGCAAGATGAAAggaagggaggaaagagagTACGAGTCCAGGCCGCATCCTCTCGACTCCTTCCATTGCCTGTCTACTCTACTGGAGGATGTGAGGAAATCATACACAATATGAATCAAGATGACATCTCATGCCATATAAAAAATGATCCTCTGATATGTAAATATGGTAATGCATTATCTGCAAAACATGGTCATGCGAAGTCACAGTTTACATACATTGGATCCAAAATGAGGGAATTGGCTAGATTTGTGCTTACTGTAAATGAGATGGACTGTGGTGTCCAATATTTACATGAAGTATGTGTACCATCCAAATTCAAATTGGCAGTTCATGCTGCCAGGAAAATGAGTGGTTTTGATCCTGCTTCAGACCGGTACAAGACTCCATCGCTTGCTTTAAAGATTGGCTACTCCTTAAAAAGAGCTACCGAAATAGCTTTTGGAGAGAGTCGTATGACTGAGGACTGTGAGGCAGAGGAACAAGCCAAAAAGTTCATTGAACTTCTTGAAAATGAttggaataaatgtttttccGGTCTGTCACTTAACACTGTATCACAGTGTGATGAAGTTGATGTGTCTTCACTAACTGAGGATTTGATCAAACTTCAACAATTTCTCAAGATTGCGGAGGACACTGCAAAGCAAGAATTGCTTGAGAACCCCACCAACGCCGTCTGGAAGAAGCTCAATGAAACTCTTCTTGCACAGATTGCTCTTTTCAACAGAAAAAGAACAGGAGAGGTTGCGAAAATGCTTTTGGAAACGTACACCAACAGGAAGAAAGCTCCAGCTAGTGCCGACATTTTCCTTAACCTCTCAAGGCTGGAGCAAGTGCTTGGTGATGACAAATTAACCAGGGTGGAAATAGAAGGCAAAAACGGTAGAAAAATGCCGGTCTTACTGACAGACAGGATGATCTCATCTCTTGACATCCTTATTGCAAACAGAGACAAGGTTGGAGTGTCAAAAGAAAACCCTTATGTTTTTGCACGAAGTATGGATGCAGCAAGTTACGTGAGAGGTTTTGACTGTCTGAGGAAATTTGCACATGAATGTAATGCGAAGAACCCTGAAAGTCTGATCCATGCTACAGTACGGAAAGAGGTGGCTATACATTGCCAAATACTGAACTTGAATGAAAGTGAATTGGATCAAGTGGCAAAATTATTGGGACATGACACGCAGGTCCACAAAGAATACTACAGACTAGCTGAAAACGCAGCACATCTAGCGGAAATCAGCAAATTGCTGCTTGCAATGGATGAGGTTCCAGTTGTTCCAGTGACGTCTGAGGAAAGCGTAGTCTCTCCCACACATG GGACATATTCTGCAGGGACGTATGAACCAGTTGCAGATTCTGCAAAGATATATCCTACTGGGTCCTCGTATTCCACGGGGTCCTCGTATTCCACAGGGTCATCGTATCCCACCGGGACCTCGTATCCCACCGGGATCTCGTATCCCACCGGGACCTCGTATCCCACCGGGACCTCGTATCCCACAGGGACCTCGTATCCCACAGGGACCTCGTATCCCACCGGAACCTCGTATCCCACAGGGACCTCGTATCCCACAGGGACCTCGTATCCCACAGGGACATCGTATCCCACAGAGACATATTCAGCTAAGTCGTACACTGTGGGGGCGCAGCCTTTAAGGTCTTATCATGCTGGGACGTATCCTGAGAAGCTGTATGCTTTGGGATCGCATTGTTCCAGTTCATTTTCTGCCGGGACAGATTTTTCAAGGCCACATCCTGCTGTAACGCATGCTGCAGTGACCTATTCTGCAGGTACATATGCTGCAGGGACCTGCCTAGCAGAGAATCATTCTCCCAGGTCATACACTGCAGGGACACATTTAACAAGATCATACCCTGCAAGTCCTTATGACCTTTCATCTCCTCCAAGTTCATATCCTTTGGGGCCATATCCGGCGGGGGGACAATTTCCAAGGCCATATCCTGCTGGAACATATCCTACACAAACACTTTCATCACGTACAGTTATTACACCAACACTTAGTGTGCATAGTCTTCCAGCAGAAACCCTTCCATCGCAGGCCCTTCCATCGCAGGCCCTTCCATCGCAGGCCCTTCCATCGCAGGCCCTTCCTTCGCAGGCCCTTCCTTCGCAGGCCCTTCCATCGCAGGCCCTTCCATCGCAGGCCCTTCCTTCGCAGGCCCTTCCTTCGCAGGCCCTTCCATCGCAGGCCCTTCCATCGCAGGCCCTTCCATCGCAGGCCCTTCCATCGCAGGCCCTTCCTTCGCAGGCCCTTCCTTCGCAGGCCCTTCCTTCGCAGGCCCTTCCATCGCAGGCCCTTCCTTCGCAGGCCCTTCCTTCGCAGGCCCTTCCATCGCAGGCCCTTCCATCGCAGGCCCTTCCATCGCAGGACCTTCCATCGCAGGACCTTCCATCGCAGGACCTTCCATCGCAGGCCCTTCCTGTCGGGACAGTATCTGCTGGTGAAGTTTCTCTGAGCGTAGGTCCTGCGAGTACCGGTCCTGCAGGGACAGTGGGCACGGTGTGGAAACGGAGACCGTGGAATGATGCGGCGAAGGCTGCAGTGAGGCGCCAGATGGGAAACTTTATCTCGAAGATGCAGGTTCCTGGTAAAAAGGACTGTGAGATATGCCTCCACAATGAACCAGCTCTACAAGACAGGACATGGAGGGACATCAAAAACTATGTCCACaacacagtgaagtctattaaaaggaaaaaagggCTTACAGGTGTGGACCCTgggaaacagacaaacaaagtAGCTGCAAAGAAACTTAAAGAAACTAAATCGGCAAATAGTGCTACAGAAGGGGTTGGTGGAATTATGACAGTACCTACAGAGGGTCAAGAGAAGAAACAAGATGCCGGTATTGTTGCTTTGCCAACACCAAGGAAGCAGAAGATGTGGAGTGACGAGGCTCGTGCTGCAGTAAGGCGACAGCTGGGAGATTTCACTAAACTGATGAAGATTCCAGGTAAAAGGGAATGTGACGCATGTATTGCGGCTGAACCAGCTCTACAAAGCAGGACATGGAAAGATATAAAGAACTATGTGCATAACACTTTAATGACTATGTGCAGGAGGCATATTTCGGGCAAACAAAATATGGACCATGAAAAACCAAGTATAAGGACACCTAAACCAGCGGTGCCACAGAATCCAGAAGTGCATCTGAAACCAGGGGTGCCACTGGGACTTCCAGAAGATcctcctgtctatctgtctttaTGA